One Dama dama isolate Ldn47 chromosome 18, ASM3311817v1, whole genome shotgun sequence DNA window includes the following coding sequences:
- the PRR15 gene encoding proline-rich protein 15, translated as MADGGGTGSSGSWWNSLTNSRKKNKEAAGGAQPPAQPAPGEPAPPVQDWSSSSRENQHPSLLGGAGEPHKLDKLGGEKSGNSRRNLKISRSGRFKEKRKVRATLLPEGVRSSEEASFPGDPHDDKQ; from the coding sequence ATGGCCGACGGCGGCGGCACCGGCAGCTCAGGCTCCTGGTGGAATTCGCTAACGAACAGCAGGAAGAAAAACAAGGAGGCCGCCGGGGGTGCGCAGCCGCCAGCCCAGCCTGCCCCCGGGGAACCCGCGCCGCCCGTCCAGGACTGGTCGAGCAGTTCCCGGGAGAATCAGCACCCCAGTCTCCTCGGGGGCGCCGGCGAGCCCCACAAGCTAGACAAGTTGGGCGGGGAGAAATCGGGCAACAGCCGCCGAAATTTGAAGATCTCGCGCTCAGGCCGCTTtaaggagaagagaaaagtgCGCGCCACTCTGCTCCCCGAGGGAGTCAGGTCCTCGGAGGaagccagcttccctggtgacccccACGACGACAAGCAATAG